DNA from Devosia yakushimensis:
CAGTTCATCCGCTGACTATGGCTGGGCCGCCGGCTGGTTCACCGGCAAGTCCGTGCTGGTCACGGGTGGCACCTCCGGCATAGGCGCCGCTATTTCCCGGGCTTTTGCCGGGGCCGGTGCCAAGGTTGTCAGCGCTGGCGCGTTCCTGGGGGAGATCGAGGCGGAGCGCGACGCGCCGGGTTTTGACGGGCGCGAGCTGGTGGTTCTCGATGTTCGCGATCAGGCCGCCATCGCGGCCCTGATCGGCCGGCTCGGTGCGCTCGACATATTGGTCAATTGCGCCGGGATCATCCGCCGGGGCGATGAGCATGACCCGGAGGTGTTCGAGCAGGTTGTCGACATCAACCTTAATGGCACCATGCGCATGTGCGCCGCCGCCCGGCCATTGCTTGCGGCGTCCGGCGCGGGCAGCATCGTCAATCTGGCTTCCATGCTGTCGATCTTCGGCGGTGGCCTGGTGCCCGGCTATTCGGCCAGCAAGGGCGGCATTGCCCAGCTCACCAAGTCGCTGGCCATCGCCTATGCCGCCGACACCATTCGGGTCAATGCCGTCGCCCCCGGCTGGATCGCCACGCCGCTGACCGGCGCCTTGCGTGAGGACCCGGCGCGGAGCCAGGCGATATTGTCCCGCACTCCACTCAATCGCTGGGGGCAACCCGAGGACGTTGCCGGCGCCGCGCTGTTCCTCTGCTCCCCGGCTGCACGTTTCATCACTGGCGCTGTGCTTCCGGTTGACGGAGGCTATTCCGTCGCTTGATCAGGCTCCTGCCGCGATCTGGTTGCTTCACGCGATTCAAGTATCCCCACAACGTCATTCCCGCGTAGGCGGGAATCCATTCTTCTTTTGCGCCGGCGGCAGAATGGATTCCCGCCTACGCGGGAATGACGTTGTGGAGGGGACTGAAGAGAACGCCGGAAGGCCAGGGCGATAGCACCAAAAGCTATAACCCACCCACCCTCCAACTTTCCCGGTTGACGTCCTCGATTTCTGGTGAGAAAACGTTTGCGCAAGATGAGCAAACGTTTTCTCAGTTAGGTTGCGGTGTCAGACCCGATTAAAAATGTCGAGCGCGCAAGGATCTACGACGTGGCTGCCGCCGCGGGCGTCAGCGTCGCCACGGCGTCCCGGGCGCTGAATGATACCGGCCGCATGACGGACGAAACCCGCGAGCGGGTCAAGCAGGTGGCGGCCGAGCTTGGTTTTCGTCCCAATGCCATGGCGCGGGGCCTGTTGAGCAAACGCAGCTTCACCATTGGGCTTCTGACCAACGATACCTATGGGCGCTTTACCCTGCCGGTCATGGCGGGCATTTCCGAGGCGCTGGTCGATCGTGGTGTGTCGGTTTTTCTGTGCGCCATTGAGGACGATGCGACACTGGCCAAGGTGCATGTCGATGCCATGCTGGACAAGCAGGTCGATGGCATTATCGCTTCGGGCAAGCGTGTCGACCGGCGCCTGCCGGTGGATCTGAGCAAAGCCCCGGTGCCCGTGGTCTACGCCTTTACCGATGGGCCCGATGACAGTGTCACCTTCGTTTCCGATGACGCTCAGGGCTCGCGCGAGGCTGTGGAATGGCTCGCGGGGTGCGGTCGCAAGCGCATTGTCCATATTACCGGGCCCGAGAGCTTTGCCTCGGTGCATGTACGGGCTGAGGCCTATCGCGCCGTCGTCGGTGAGCAGGCCGAGATTTACTATGGCAAATGGACCGAGGCCTGGGGGCATGAGGCTGTCGCCCGGCTCTGGGATGGCGCGGCAATTCCGCCCGACGGCATTTTCTGCGGCAATGACCAGATTGCCCGCGGCGTCGTCGATGCCCTGCGCGAGCGGGGCGTTACCGTGCCCGGCGACGTATCGGTCGTCGGTTTCGACAATTGGGAAATCGTCGCCGCGGCGACGCGTCCGCCCCTGACCACAGTAGATATGAACCTGCGAGCGCTCGGCAGGGAGGCCGGGCTGACGGTTCTGGCGCTGGCCGAGGGGGAACGGGTCGAGCCGGGCATAAGGCGATTGCCCTGTCAGTTGGTGGTGCGCCAGTCATGTGGAGGTTCGGCGCCAACCTAGGAGAAACGCCAAGGGCCGGCGTTGCAAAGGCCCAAAGGGAGGACTGTCATGTTGAAACGTCTATTGGGAGCGGTCAGCGTTGCCACGCTGTGCCTGGTTTCCAGCGCCTCGGCGCAGGAGACCATCAATATGTGGGTGCGTACCGGGATCGGTAAGGCATTCACCTCGCTGGCCGAAGCCTATAATGCCAGCCACGAGAACCAGATCGCGCTGACCGAAGTGCCGTTTGCCGAGTTGGTGCAGAAATACGCCACTGCCATTGCCGGCGGCCAGGCGCCTGACGCGCTGTCGCTCGATCTCATCTATACGCCCGCCTTTGCCGCGGCCGGCCAGCTGCAGGACCTGACCGATTGGGCCAAGGGCCTCGATTATTTCGAGAGCCTCTCGCCTTCGCACGTCGCCCTGGGCACCTATGAAGACAAGGTCTATGGCCTGCCGCTCCTGGTAGAAACCTCGGTTCTCGCCTGGAACAAGGGGCTCTACCAGCAGGCAGGACTCGATCCTGAAAAGGCCCCCACCAGCTGGGCTGAAGTTGAAACCAATGCCGAGGCCATCCGCGCTCTGGGTGGGGATACCTACGGCTTCTACTTCTCCGGCGGCTCCTGCGGCGGCTGCATGATCTTCACGTTCACGCCCCTGGTCTGGGCCTCGGGCGCCGATATCCTGTCCGAAGACGGCAAGACGGCAACGCTCGACACCCCGCAAATGCGGGCTGCTGTCGCCGCCTATCGCTCCATGGTGGAAAAGGATCTCGTTCCGGAAAGCTCGGCGACCGACAATGGCGTCAATTTCCTCAGCTTCACCAATGGCAAGATCGGCCATCAGAGCCTGGGCGCCTTTGCCATCGGCACGCTGGTCAACGACTATCCCGATATCGACTTCGGCGTGACGCTGATCCCCGGCATTGAAGGAGGCACCTCGTCCTTTGCCGGCGGCGACAATATCGTTGTTACCAAGGATACGCCGCGCCTGGCTGCCGTGCAGGAATTCATCGAATTCGCCTATTCGCCCGAAGGCCAGAAGATCCTGGCCCAGAACGGCTCCCTGCCGACCCGGTCCGATATCGCGGCCGAAACGCTTGCCGGGCTCGATCCGCGCCTGCAGGTGGCGGTCGATGCCATTGCCGTCGCCAAGACCCCCTATACGCTGCTGTTCAACGATCTGATCAACAGCGCCAATGGGCCCTGGGCCACCTTCACCAATGCCGCCATCTATGGCGACGATGTCGATGGCGCCTTCGCCAATGCACAGGCTGAAATGCAGTCGATCATCGACAACGCGCCCTGATGCTTTCTGAGCCGGGGGCTTGAGGCTCCCGGCTTTTTCCCTTCGACCGGAGCGACACGATTGACCAGTTCCGCGCTTGCATTGGCAAAACCGCATGCCCGCCGCCGCCTGCGGACCGGGCAATGGCAGGGTCTGCTTTACATCGCGCCCGCCATGGCGCTGGTCATCGTGTTCTTTCTGATCCCGGTGCTGTTCACCGCCTGGATGAGCCTGCATAACTGGCCGCTGCTGGGCCAGCCGACCTGGATCGGGCTGGGCAATTACATCCGCATGCTGAGCGATAACCGCTTCTTTGCGGCCCTGGGCTTCACTGCCTATTACACTGTTATCACGACCATCGTCATTTTCGTCGTCGCCTTCCCGCTGGCGCTGTTCGTCGAGCAGCAGCGGCGGGGCGTCGCCTTCTACCGCACGGTGTTTTTCCTGCCGGTCGTGGTGGGGCTGGCGACCGCGTCGCTGCTTTGGGTCTGGCTGGCCAATGTCGATAGCGGCCTCTTCGGTCCGGCCATCCGCATGCTTGGCCTTAGCGAAAAGAAGGTCAACCTGCTCGCCAATTTCGACAGCGCCTTTGCCACCATCGTCGTCATGGTGGTGTGGAAGATTGCCGGTTTCACCATGATCATCCTGCTCACCGGGCTCCAATCGATCCCCACCGAGCTGACAGAGGCGGCGCGCATCGATGGCGCCAAGCGCTGGCAGCGCTTTCGCTATCTGACGCTTCCCCTCATGCGCCGTACAATTGCATTGGCGCTGATCCTCAGTGTCACCGGTTCGGTACTGGCCTTCGATCAGTTCTACATCATGACCAGCGGTGGCCCGCAGAACCGGATGATCTCGGTGGTCTATTTCATCTTCAACCAGTCCTTCGTTTCGTTCCAGCTCGGCTATGGCTCGGCGCTCTCCATCGTATTGCTGGGCATTCTCGTGCTGCTCAGCGTCGTCCAATTGCGGCTCTTGCGGGTGGGGGACGAGAAATGACCACCGACACTAAGCTCGCCCGCCGGCGGCGCAAGTTCCGCGGTAATCTGGCCTTTCATGCCTTTGGTATTGGAGCCGCCTGCTTCTTTCTCGCGCCTTTCGTATGGACGGGGCTGGCCTCGCTGCGCAGTGGGTCCGAGGCGCAATCGCCGCCGCTGCCGCCCTGGCCGCGCAATGGCATCAGCTTTGATACCTATGCGGTGCTCGATACGTTCGGGTCGGGCGTCTGGCAGCACATTATCAATTCGGCCGTTGTGGCGCTGGGTACGGTGGTGCTGACGGTGCTGGTCAGCCTGCTGGCCGGCTATGGCTTCTCGCGCTACCGCTTCCCGTTCAAGAATGTCTGCTTCGTGCTGATCATCGCCACGCTGATGATCCCGTTCCAGTCGATCCTGACCCCGCTCTTCATCATCCTGGCCAAGCTCGGGCTCAACAATTCGCTGGTCGGGCTCATGCTGGTCTATGTGACGCTGCAATTGCCCTTCTCGGTCTTCATGATGCGCAATGCGTTCGATGCGGTGCCGCGCGAGATCGAGGAGGCGGCGCGGATCGACGGCGCGCGCGATCTCAAGCTCTTGGCACGCGTGCTGCTGCCGCTCGTCATGCCGGGCGTGGCGACCGTCGCCATCTTTGCCTTCCTCAATTCCTGGAACGAGTTCCTCGCGGCGCTCATCCTTCTGTCCGACAACGACAAATACACTTTGCCCGTGCTGATGACAGCGGTGCGGGCCGGGCGCCTTGGCGCCATCAATTGGGGAGCGGTGCAGGCCGGCGTCATGGTGATGACCATACCCTGCCTCTTCGTCTTCCTGGTTCTGCAACGCTATTACATGCGCGGGCTGATGGCCGGCGCAGTCAAATGATCCAACCCACCGGAAAGTCCCAAATGTCTCTTGCCCAAGATCGTCAATTCCGCCCACTGCCCGTGCCCAGCGTCGATGTTTCCGGTTTCTGGGGCGATTGGCAGGAGGCGGTGTGCGACCATACCGCCGCCATCCTGCTCGATAGATGCGTGGAAGCGCGCATGCTCGAACAGGTCGATATCGATGCGCCCAATCCCGGCGTCGTCATTCCCTTTATCGGCTGGCTCGGCTCGGCCCAGATGTTCTGGGATAGCGATCTGGGCAAGTCCATCGAGACCATTGCCTATTCGCTTTACCGCAAGCCCAATCCAGAGCTCGAGGCCAGGGCCGATGCGATCATCGATCTCTATGAGAAGCTGCAGGAGCCCGATGGCTATCTCAATTCCTTCTTCCAGCGCATCAAGCCGGAGTGGAAATGGACCAATCTGCGCGATTTCCACGAGCTCTATTGCGCCGGGCATATGATCGAGGGCGCCGTCGCCTATTACCAGGCCACCGGCAAGCGCAAGTTCCTCGATATCATGAGCCGCATGGCCGACCATCTGGTGGCGCGGTTCGGTCGCGGTCCCGGCCAGGTCCGCGGCTATTGCGGTCATGAGGAGATCGAGCTGGCGCTGGTGAAACTGGCCCGCGTCACCGGCAAGCAGGCCTATATGGATCTGGCCAAGTTCTTCATCGACGAGCGTGGGCAAAAGCCCAATTTCTTCATCGAGGAAGCCATTGCCCAGGGCCGCGACACCAAGAGCGCGCAGAAGGATACGCTGGGCTATAATCAGTCGCATCTCCCCGTGCGCGAGCAGACCAAGGTGGTTGGCCATGCCGTGCGGGCCATGTATCTCTATTCGGGCATGGCCGATATCGCCACCGAGTATAATGACGACACCCTCACCGATGCGCTGGAAATCCTCTGGGACGATCTGACCGGCAAGCAGATGTATGTTACTGGCGGCATCGGTCCGGCGGCCTCCAATGAGGGGTTCACCGACTATTACGACCTGCCCAATGACACCGCCTATGCCGAAACCTGCGCCTCGGTAGGCCTGGTCTTCTGGGCCAATCGCATGCTGGGCCGCGGGCCGGACCGGCGTTACGCCGATATCATGGAGCAGGCGCTCTACAATGGCGCCATTGCCGGTCTCTCCCGTGACGGCAAGACCTTCTTTTACGAAAACCCGCTCGAAAGCACCGGCAAGCATCATCGCTGGACCTGGCATACCTGCCCCTGCTGCCCGCCCAATATCGCGCGGCTCGTCGCTTCGATCGGCTCCTATATGTATGGCGTCGCCAAGGACGAGGTCGCCGTTCACCTCTATGGCGAGAGTACCGCGCGGCTCGAACTGGGCAATGGCGCCAAGGTCACCCTCACCCAGCAGACGCACTATCCCTGGGACGGGGCCATCGGCCTCACAATCGGGGTGGAGCAGCCCACAAGGTTTGCGCTGTCGCTGCGCATTCCCGCCTGGGCCAAGGGCGCCAGCCTTGCCGTCAACGGCCAGAGCATCGAGCTCGGCGCGGCGACCGACAGGGGCTATGCGCGGATCGAGCGGGAGTGGCAGCCCGGCGATGTCGTGGCGCTCGCCCTGCCGCTGGTGCCGCGGGCCCTCCGGGCCAATAGCAAGGTGCGGCAGGATGCCGGCCGCGTGGCGGTCATGCGGGGCCCGCTGGTCTATTGCCTCGAAGGCACCGACAATCCGGTGGGTCTCAATTCCATTCTTCTGGGCGATGGGCTGGGTCGCTCGGAAACGGCTGTTATTCCCGATCTCAACCGGGCCATCGCCATCGACCTGCCGGTCCTCAAAGAGGTCATCGCCAGCGACGAGCTCTATACGGCCGAGACGCCCGATGTGGTCGCCGAAACCGCACGTCTGGTGCCCTACCATCTCTGGGACAACCGCGCGCCGGGTGACATGCTGGTCTGGCTGCGGGCACAGCGGGGATAGTGGATATGGCCAAGGGACTAAAGCCGGGCATGGTGCTGGCCGATGTGCGCAAGAGTTTCGGCAAGGTGGAAGTGATCCACGGCGTCGATCTCGTCGTGGAGGAGGGGGAGTTCGTCGTCTTTGTCGGCCCCTCCGGCTGCGGCAAATCCACCTTGCTGCGCATGATTGCGGGCCTCGAAGAGGTCACTGACGGGGAAATCGAAATCGGCGGCCGCAGCGTCACCGATCTCGATCCCTCCCAGCGCGGCATTGCCATGGTGTTCCAGTCCTATGCGCTCTATCCGCATATGAGCGTGCGCGACAATCTGGGCTTTGGCCTCGCCATGGCCAATACGCCCAAACCGGAGATCGAGCAGCAGGTGGCCGCCGCCGCGCGCATTCTCAAGATCGAGCCACTGCTCGACCGGCGCCCCGGGCAATTGTCGGGCGGCCAGCGTCAGCGCGTGGCCATTGGCCGCGCCATCGTGCGCAAGCCGCAGGTTTTTCTCTTCGACGAACCGCTCAGCAATCTCGATGCCGAGCTGCGCGTCAGCATGCGCATCGAGATTGCCCGGCTCCATCGCGAGCTGGGCAATACCATGATCTATGTCACCCACGACCAGACCGAGGCCATGACCCTGGCCGACAAGATCGTGGTGCTGCGCGATGGGGTGATCGAGCAGGTGGGCTCGCCGCGCGACGTCTATGAAGACCCGGCCAATACCTTCGTCGCCGGTTTCATCGGCTCGCCCCGCATGAACCTGATCACGGCCGCCGTCGACGGCGCGGGCAAGATCCTCGCCGGTGGCACCGAAGTCGCAACAACGATAAAATCACCCACCGGGGATGGCGCCATCACGCTGGGGCTGCGTCCCGAGCACCTGGTGCTGGCCGAAGCCGGGCCGGACCGGCTTTCGGCCCGGGTCGACTTCTCCGAATATCTGGGCGGCACGCGCTATCTTTACTGTCAATTGGCCGATGGGCAGGCACTGGTCGCTGAATCACGCGAGGGTCCCGACATCGAGGCGGGTGCCGCCGTCCACTTCACCTGGAAGCCGGAGCATTTGCGCCTGTTCGACGCTGCCGGATTGCGCTTGCGCTAGAGCGCCTATTACGGCGAGCCCTCCAAACGCGGGACAGCTTTTCCACATGGCGCGGATCGGGAGCAATCGCGTCTAATCACGACTGTTTGGATCGAGTATCCGCTAGGCTATATAATGGCTGTTCCCGAAACAGCCGCGATGGCCCGATTTGATAACGCTCCGAAATCTCTCGAAGTCCTTTGCGCAAGGCGCCGGGCCTATTGTGGCGGTCGATGCCGTGGACCTCGATATCGAGCGTGGGCAGATCTATGGGATCATCGGCTATAGCGGGGCGGGCAAGAGCACGCTGATCCGCCTGCTCAACGGACTGGAACAGCCCGATAGCGGCTCGGTCGTGGTGGGCGATCTCGATCTGGCCAAGGCCAGTTCGCGCCAATTGCGTCAGGCGCGGCTCAAGATCGGCATGATCTTCCAGCACTTCAATCTGCTCTGGTCGCGCACCGTCGCCCAGAATATCGCCTTTGCGCTCGAAATCGCCGGGGCGGACAAGGCCCAGATTGCCGCGCGCGTGGCCGAGCTGATCCAGCTTGTGGGGCTGGAGGGTCGCGAAGACGCCTA
Protein-coding regions in this window:
- a CDS encoding ABC transporter ATP-binding protein, giving the protein MAKGLKPGMVLADVRKSFGKVEVIHGVDLVVEEGEFVVFVGPSGCGKSTLLRMIAGLEEVTDGEIEIGGRSVTDLDPSQRGIAMVFQSYALYPHMSVRDNLGFGLAMANTPKPEIEQQVAAAARILKIEPLLDRRPGQLSGGQRQRVAIGRAIVRKPQVFLFDEPLSNLDAELRVSMRIEIARLHRELGNTMIYVTHDQTEAMTLADKIVVLRDGVIEQVGSPRDVYEDPANTFVAGFIGSPRMNLITAAVDGAGKILAGGTEVATTIKSPTGDGAITLGLRPEHLVLAEAGPDRLSARVDFSEYLGGTRYLYCQLADGQALVAESREGPDIEAGAAVHFTWKPEHLRLFDAAGLRLR
- a CDS encoding LacI family DNA-binding transcriptional regulator → MSDPIKNVERARIYDVAAAAGVSVATASRALNDTGRMTDETRERVKQVAAELGFRPNAMARGLLSKRSFTIGLLTNDTYGRFTLPVMAGISEALVDRGVSVFLCAIEDDATLAKVHVDAMLDKQVDGIIASGKRVDRRLPVDLSKAPVPVVYAFTDGPDDSVTFVSDDAQGSREAVEWLAGCGRKRIVHITGPESFASVHVRAEAYRAVVGEQAEIYYGKWTEAWGHEAVARLWDGAAIPPDGIFCGNDQIARGVVDALRERGVTVPGDVSVVGFDNWEIVAAATRPPLTTVDMNLRALGREAGLTVLALAEGERVEPGIRRLPCQLVVRQSCGGSAPT
- a CDS encoding carbohydrate ABC transporter permease, with the protein product MTTDTKLARRRRKFRGNLAFHAFGIGAACFFLAPFVWTGLASLRSGSEAQSPPLPPWPRNGISFDTYAVLDTFGSGVWQHIINSAVVALGTVVLTVLVSLLAGYGFSRYRFPFKNVCFVLIIATLMIPFQSILTPLFIILAKLGLNNSLVGLMLVYVTLQLPFSVFMMRNAFDAVPREIEEAARIDGARDLKLLARVLLPLVMPGVATVAIFAFLNSWNEFLAALILLSDNDKYTLPVLMTAVRAGRLGAINWGAVQAGVMVMTIPCLFVFLVLQRYYMRGLMAGAVK
- a CDS encoding carbohydrate ABC transporter permease; the encoded protein is MAKPHARRRLRTGQWQGLLYIAPAMALVIVFFLIPVLFTAWMSLHNWPLLGQPTWIGLGNYIRMLSDNRFFAALGFTAYYTVITTIVIFVVAFPLALFVEQQRRGVAFYRTVFFLPVVVGLATASLLWVWLANVDSGLFGPAIRMLGLSEKKVNLLANFDSAFATIVVMVVWKIAGFTMIILLTGLQSIPTELTEAARIDGAKRWQRFRYLTLPLMRRTIALALILSVTGSVLAFDQFYIMTSGGPQNRMISVVYFIFNQSFVSFQLGYGSALSIVLLGILVLLSVVQLRLLRVGDEK
- a CDS encoding SDR family NAD(P)-dependent oxidoreductase; its protein translation is MSTSSSADYGWAAGWFTGKSVLVTGGTSGIGAAISRAFAGAGAKVVSAGAFLGEIEAERDAPGFDGRELVVLDVRDQAAIAALIGRLGALDILVNCAGIIRRGDEHDPEVFEQVVDINLNGTMRMCAAARPLLAASGAGSIVNLASMLSIFGGGLVPGYSASKGGIAQLTKSLAIAYAADTIRVNAVAPGWIATPLTGALREDPARSQAILSRTPLNRWGQPEDVAGAALFLCSPAARFITGAVLPVDGGYSVA
- a CDS encoding ABC transporter substrate-binding protein, yielding MLKRLLGAVSVATLCLVSSASAQETINMWVRTGIGKAFTSLAEAYNASHENQIALTEVPFAELVQKYATAIAGGQAPDALSLDLIYTPAFAAAGQLQDLTDWAKGLDYFESLSPSHVALGTYEDKVYGLPLLVETSVLAWNKGLYQQAGLDPEKAPTSWAEVETNAEAIRALGGDTYGFYFSGGSCGGCMIFTFTPLVWASGADILSEDGKTATLDTPQMRAAVAAYRSMVEKDLVPESSATDNGVNFLSFTNGKIGHQSLGAFAIGTLVNDYPDIDFGVTLIPGIEGGTSSFAGGDNIVVTKDTPRLAAVQEFIEFAYSPEGQKILAQNGSLPTRSDIAAETLAGLDPRLQVAVDAIAVAKTPYTLLFNDLINSANGPWATFTNAAIYGDDVDGAFANAQAEMQSIIDNAP
- a CDS encoding glycoside hydrolase family 127 protein; the protein is MSLAQDRQFRPLPVPSVDVSGFWGDWQEAVCDHTAAILLDRCVEARMLEQVDIDAPNPGVVIPFIGWLGSAQMFWDSDLGKSIETIAYSLYRKPNPELEARADAIIDLYEKLQEPDGYLNSFFQRIKPEWKWTNLRDFHELYCAGHMIEGAVAYYQATGKRKFLDIMSRMADHLVARFGRGPGQVRGYCGHEEIELALVKLARVTGKQAYMDLAKFFIDERGQKPNFFIEEAIAQGRDTKSAQKDTLGYNQSHLPVREQTKVVGHAVRAMYLYSGMADIATEYNDDTLTDALEILWDDLTGKQMYVTGGIGPAASNEGFTDYYDLPNDTAYAETCASVGLVFWANRMLGRGPDRRYADIMEQALYNGAIAGLSRDGKTFFYENPLESTGKHHRWTWHTCPCCPPNIARLVASIGSYMYGVAKDEVAVHLYGESTARLELGNGAKVTLTQQTHYPWDGAIGLTIGVEQPTRFALSLRIPAWAKGASLAVNGQSIELGAATDRGYARIEREWQPGDVVALALPLVPRALRANSKVRQDAGRVAVMRGPLVYCLEGTDNPVGLNSILLGDGLGRSETAVIPDLNRAIAIDLPVLKEVIASDELYTAETPDVVAETARLVPYHLWDNRAPGDMLVWLRAQRG